The Zea mays cultivar B73 chromosome 7, Zm-B73-REFERENCE-NAM-5.0, whole genome shotgun sequence DNA segment GCCAGACAATTCATATAAGCACAACCATGCTTATGTATAAGATTTTTAGAGATGTCTCCAGCAAAACAAAGGGAGCCAACCAACTCGTACTAAGGACTAACATGCTGTTTGattcacgaaatgtaacgtaaatgatagtaataataataataattcacATTCGGATACTAGCCGTAATAAGTTTGAATAGACTTATATTACTTTCACTTTCTAGTGTGGTATCTAATTACGTTGGACTTACACAAATATGATTACGCTGGACTTACACAAATATGATTTATCGTTATCAGATACACATTATATTATAAATATATGAATCAAACAGCACATAAGTAGTGATCATATGACCATGAGATCAGGAACGACAATCGTCATCAGCAAAGCACCTGCATTATCATCTTTCATAGACATGTAAATGAGCATAATAGAACTTATAGGGTGTTTGGAAACAAAGTAATTTTAGAGTGTTGCAGAATACCATAGTATTTTTTTTGTCAAGAGGTGTTTAACTGTAAAAAACTTTGTTTTGAATACTATGGTTTTGTAGATACTATAATGTTTTTAGATTATTTGAAACTCCCCTCTATCCCAAAGCTTTTTTTTTAATAACTAGCCTTCTACATGTATACTAAATACCATGGTTTGAGATACTCTGTCTCCAAACACATATTgctaaaaataatataaaaaaaTACTACAGTTGTGTTTTAAAACCGTTGTATTCTAAAACCATTAAAACCGAGTATTCTAAAACCACAGTTTTAAAATAATTTACTTCCAAACACACACCCTAGCATCAAGGACATTCCATTAGCAAAACAACAAAAGCTACATCAAGGACATCCAAGCATGCATGCATGATTTATCTGCTAGCATGCCGGGCTCTTGACACTACACTGGTACCAAATCGGCCAGGCAGGGGCATGTGACCACTACAGCCCCACATCATTATTATGATCTAAAATGACCATCACATTCCAGTTCACTGGCAAACCCTTCACGCCTTGGACGGACATAAGACAGGCAAAACAAACAAACAATGAGCATGCACAATCAAATCTCAAGAAACGAGGCACCGAGACCATCCATCCCACACACATCAACACCAAACAAGTAAACTATAAAAAAAAACACTTCTAATTAAGTCCACGGTACATCCGGTAGACCGGTACTTCAGGATTACATGCtggtttcttctttttttttcgtTTTTCAAAAGTTCTGAACAGAATTACATAAGGCTGCGACGACAGTCTCGCTGATACCATACATAATTTACATCCAGGTTCCTTAGTAGTAGTAAAAAAAATTACGGTAGCGGACTAAGATGAGACGAGGAGCTAAAGACAACACATCTAGTAGTAGCGGTGGTAAGGACATGGAAGATGGGGTACCCAACCTACCGTTGTAGTCAGTCGCTACAAAACAGGGCCATTGAGCGGGGTTTCGAGTCGTTGGCATCATCAGTTGTTGTCATGTCATTCATCAGCGACTTCTTCGTTTCCTGACTGAACCTACCGGTAGTAAGCCTGGTGGAAGGCAGGAGCCATTCCATTGGTGTAAGCTGGCATCCCGTTGCCATAGCCGCCGTAGGGGGCAGCAGGGTAGCTCATGGGCGGGGTGGAGTAGGCCATGGGAATGCCGACGTTGACGGTGGCTACCTCCTCAGCTGGGTAAACATATGGCTCCCTGATCACCGGCGGGCTCCGGGTGCAGTACACGCCGTGTCCAACCGGCCTGTCGTAAGGGTAAGGGGAGGCTGTGGCGTATGATGCATGGGGAGGGGAGGGTGTGGCGTATGATGCATGGGTTGGGGAGACTGTGGCGTATGAGGCGTGGGATGGGGAGGTATTGGCGTATGAGGTGCGGGACGGGGAGGTGTTGGCGTATGACGCGTGGGAGGGAGACTGGGTCAATGTGGTGGGAGCTGGGAGAGAAGACACGCAAGCATTGTTAGTGAGACGACCTGCCTTGGCAGGAGGCATTGGGCCTCCAGTGCTCGCACGGATGCGCTTGGTTGCAGGGCCGCCGCTGCCGCCACTGGTAGCGCTTGATGCTGCCTTCTTCTTCTCGGTCTTGGCTTTCTCTAGTTCTTCAAGTTGCTTCCGAAGACCCTCCAGTGGAAACTCAGCTTCTAGTTTACGATCCTCAACACACTTGATGACAGCTCGCAGTGCAGACTGTTCTTTCTTGTTCACATTGCTCTGCAGTATAATAAAACATCAGAACCCATAAGATACAAACAAAGAGACATTAAAATGGAACCAGCCCAACAAGGGAGATGATACATAACTGACATTACATGTAGCTAAAAGAGGATAATAGCAGCACTAGACACATATATTAAACTCAAAAGTCAATCCTGAGTTCAAGAGATATTTTTCTATGTTGAACAGATTCAAGAGATACTTTAGAATTGCTGTTATATTATACGAACCCCTGATTGGCCGCTGCTAGTGCTTGAATTATCTGAAGCAGCGGTTGATGTCTTCTTAGAGTCTTCCAGGTAGGACTTCAAAAGAGGAACTGGTGGGAACTTCTCCTGAAGCCCAGCCTCATAAGCGAAATTTACAGCATCAAGCTGCTGCCTCTTAGCAATTAGTTCCTCAATGATATCTGCAAAAGAAAAGGTATTAACATGTACTGACTAATCTGCCTAAGTCCGAACGAGCACATGAAAGACTATCTGTCACTCAGAGAGCACGCAAATATATGACCAAGAAATAGAAATAGCACATACAGAGGCATCATCCATGCAGCAGTGAGGGTACTCTGGAAGATAAAACCAAACTGCCATGAATTTGGCAGCAAAAAGGCACGAGATTGCCGCTTGTTGTAGCAGCATAGTTTATAATAAGATAATGTAGTGGTGTACATTGGAATTTGGAATAGAAAAGAAGGCCGTTTGGCACTTCCTAACATTGCAGTGAGGGTGTGCAGCATTGGAACAAGAGAGTCCAGAAACTTGCTGTTAACGACACTGCAACACAGAATTGCCTTTCACTCTAAGGCAACAGTACTGTAGACACAAGAATCTGACGACATCTGAAGGCTAAAGCAATGGCCCCCAAGAGAAGGGCATGATGGCATCATGTACAGAAGACAGTTATCCTGACCACTTGATAAAACACTAGACAACCTTTTCTTGCACATGGCTATGAAAGAGACCACCAGGAAGGCGGGCCTTGCTCTAAAAAGACATACAAAAAAATCTAatcatactactactactactactatcatACCCTTGCACAGTAGAGTAATTAGCAGTGGAAAATAAATAAGGAACTTTTCAACTCATTTTGCCTAGGTGATTTTCTTTTTACCCTCCTTCAGAGCCTATTGAAATACTACAGCTGCTGTTCTGATCCACAATTAATGATGGCGTCCACTTAATCCTAGTGACAATTCAACGACGGATCTAGGGCAATTTGCACCCACTGCACACTTGGTTATCCCCAAATCAACCATCTGAACCCCTAAGGTTCACCACTTCAGCACATGGCGCCCAAACATCTACCTCAAAGAACTATCTATGGTAGTTCCCAAAGAAAAAAATTGTAGAACAAAATGGAAATGCAGGCAACAGCAAAACATGAAAGAAGCGCATATACCGGCCATTTGTTCCTCGAGTCCGAGGGTGAGCGCGAGGCGTGGCATCTGGCGGCGCCAGGAGAAGCTGACGACAATCCTGCGGTACAGCGGCCTGTCCTCCCTCTCGGCGACGGCAAACGTGGCGACGAGCTGCAGGAAGGCGTGCGCGTCGGGCGGCTTGGCGCCCTCGACGCCCCCCTTCTTCTCGGCGGCCTCCTTCCAGTCCCTGGCCATGCCCCGCGCGCGGTCGCGCGCGGCCCGCGGCACGAGCGGGCGCGCGGGGCCGATGTCCGGGTCCGTGTCGGCGAGCGCGGGCACGGCGGCCTCGAGGATGAGCACGCAGGCCCAGGCCAGGTCGGCGGGGTTCCGGACCTCGCGGCGGTCGACGGGGAAGACGTCGGCGACGGCGTCCATGACGAACTTGGCCGGATCCACGCAGAGCTTGAGCGCCGGCGGCATCTCGGCCCGCAGCGCGTCCGCCTCCTTGCGGCGGGCCACCACGAAGCCCAGGAACGCGGCGGAGTCCAtccgcgcgcacagcgcgcgcaggctCTCGGCGAGGCCCTCGGAGTCGGAGTCGGAGGTGGCGGGGGCCTTGGAggaagcggcggcggcggcggaggcggaggcggagatgGAGTGGAGGTGGTCGAGCGCGCGCGAGACGGAGGCGTCGATGGAGGCCTCCCGGCGGTGGAGCGAGTCGAGCGCGCGGTGGGTGCGCGCGTCGAAGGCCCTGCGGCGGACGCGGAGCGCGTCGGAGCGCGCCGCGAGCCCCCGCTCGAGCGAGCCGAAGTGGTCGGACAGCTGCTGGTAGAGGCGCGTGCAGGTGGCCAGCAGCTGCTGCTGGCGCTCGAGCTCTGCGAAGCCGGCGCTGACCATGTCCCCCGTGACCGGTGCCTCCTCCGCGTCCTTCTCCTTCTCCTTGGCGGCCGGCggtggcgccgccgccgccgctgcagctGGCGAGGCCATGCGGGGGGGCCGCCCGCGGAAACCCTAGGTGCCGCCCTCTTCTCTCCCCCCGCTTCTTCCCTGACTCTTCTCGATCCGCGAAACCCTAGCCGGAATCCCCTTCTCGTGGTTCGCCCCCGAGGCGAGGGGGCAGGCAGGCGGCGTGGGTGGAATGGAAtgagaggagggggaaagcgaggCGAGGGGGGTGTCGGGGTGAATAAAGAGGTGGGTGGGTGGTGGGTGGGTGCGGCGGGGAGGCAGGCAGCGGGCAACTGTAAAGTGACCGCGGGAAGGAGTGGGTCGGGTGGCAGCCCCGTGCTACGCGTACGCGGGGACTGAACGGTGCGTGCCGCGTGCGAGTGGGACAGGGGCGTTGGTGGGGCCTAGACGTCAGGCGTTGGTGGTCGGGCGCGGTGGCGTGGCGGGAGGAGAGGGCGGGGAAAGCTGGCTGCGCTGCGCTGCGCTGCGCCCGGAGTGGACTGGCTGGCTGGTGGCGTGCGTGGGATGGGATGGCAATGGCATGGCGGGAGCGGGGCGCGCGTGCAGGGTGCACCCGGGAAACGTACACGTACACACAACACACCAGCGGGCGCCGGCGAGCGGATCGGATGGCTGCCGTGCCGACGCTGCAAATCCCGCGCCATCTTGCGCGAGCACGGGACAGTGGTGGCAGCAGCCACTAGTACCTTGCAATGAGTAGGGCAGCACTAGCAGTGAGCAGTGTCCGGGTCGATGGATTTGCATATGGCATGCTGGTGTGGTGGCCTGCGCATCAGGACATTCACCGTCCGTCCTCACATAGGTAAACTGCGTACCATCACCCTATCTATTGAGGCTATCGGCAGAGGTTCTCACTAAAATTTTTCCTCTATATAATTTTTTTTGTGTTACATCGTCAATATTTCACcctctattttttcatctcccacaGCGGTTTCCCCTATATTATCCTCCTATACCAcattacaactataaaatatcaatATCTATCACTATTCATCTTTTATTGCATTTTTTTGTCAACTATTAAATAGGGGAGCAATGTGCAAGGGAGCGCTACAGTGCTCCCCATAATCTGGGGGACGTGCGCGTCCTCCTCTACGGCTGCAGCGCGTAGGGGGCTCTTTAGTGTCAGCCGATGCGGGCTTAGAGGCCCCTAGGCAAGGGGAGGGGGCAGCGCAAGCGCTGCGGCCAGTCTGAAGCCTTGAAGGTGCCAGCAGTCTCAATAAATACTATAGTGTTTTTGAGATAGTCTAAAAAAAGCAAAAACAACGGTCAATGTCCACTAAAAACTAGACTTTTCAATCATCATTTGAGAAGCCTCCACACCAAAGTTAACGAACCAGTTTTCCTTTCtggctagtttggaaacctcaTTTTTTCAATGATTTCCATTTTTCaagaaaaaataaactaatttctcttTGGAAACCTCATTTTTCCAATGATTTCCATTTTTTCaaggaaaaataaactaatttcttttGAGAAAATCGAAAAAATCCTTTGAGAAaatggggttcccaaactagtcctAAAACAGAAGAAAAAAACAAAAACTATAATCCAAACAGTAATttttttccaaattcaaattcaacgGTTTCTATTTTATTCAAATCGTGTTGCTTGTTTGCACAGTGAATAACAATATATTCACAAATAATTTGATGCCCAAAATCACATAAATCGTACTTATGCAAATAGAAAACTGCAATTCGAGTGCAACGCAAAATCAATATAAGGTTACAATCGTGTCATGCAAGTATATATAAAGTTTTCCATGACATGATTCTTCACATAAACCGTGTATGGACCATATATTCAGCTGGAGTCATAATATTCAGGCATGTTCGAAGCATCTGGGCGTGGATCCATTCTCTATACATATTCCAATACATTTATAAGATAAAATTAGCTAGATAATATGAACAACAAAGAAATATTTAATGATCAAAGCAAAAGTAACGCGTCTGGAAGGTCGTATAAGCATATGGATCGAAGTTTGTGACACCATAAAGTGGCTATCCATATGTCTGATACTCTGATCGGGTGTTGGATGCGAGTATGCATATGCGGGTGGAGGAGGTAGTTATCCATACTCATACATGACTGATGGTGGTATTGGACGAGGTGGtgcttgtaaggaaaatggatctCGGTCCATTTGACTAatgccccgtttggatcattggaatttaattccattctaataatagtaatttaggcatatacaaattaagctaattcggttttatacaaaattatatttgtatactattattagcaagatatcagagatatttatgtgctacatttttactacagaggagtgagacgaagagtgtcatcTAAGTTAcaaagtagaaacaaattctactaatgcatagaatcatttcctatcctccaacccatgaatttgagatatgcttatatctgaactttggaaagtggtggaatgccaaatccacactaaataagttactttattgagtgaattccaattcctctaaaatgaagggatccaaacgccccgtaaatgattttggtgtttgatgatcaacataaccggtGAACTAATGGTTTTGCAAGTGTTTGTGTTGTATAGTTCATAGGATGCAAAGTgcattggactgaggctctgaggatgaaacacctcaaaagaagacctaaagGACTCATAGAAGACTTATAAATACCCAGCACAAATCTAAGACACAAGACCAAAACAACCCAATAAAAGAAGCTAGAAGAATCAAAGATTTGACTATCAGCTGGCGCATTGGACCGACTATGCAGAGAGCTCTACGGTCTCTGGCCAGTTGGCTATCCGgaccggtccggtggtgcaccggagcgTGGTCCAACGGCTAGTGGCCAATGACTATTTGATGTGGCGGTACCGGACcgtgcgggtggcacaccggtccGATTACGCAGAGAGCTCTGCAATCGATCTCTAGCCAGCCGACTATCCGGACCATGGTCCAATAGCTATCTGACGTGGCGGCACCAAAGCGTGTGTGTGGCACACTGGACCATTACTGTAGCAGTAAAGAATCTGTCATATGCCAACGACTAGCTAATGTGGAGGCGCCAGACCGGTCTAGTGTGGCGCAGAACTGTGGGATTCTCCAATGGCTAGTTTTGGATGGGGACTCTATATATACTCCCATACctagccatttgaaggtgtgggagcccaaaaaACATACGAAGCAAGGTCATACACATTTCTAATAGCTCCAACACCCGAGTGCTTAATAAAAATCACTTGGTGATTAATGTagatgctttgcgaagtgcttagattagttagaccgctttagcgcttgctctaggtttgtTTCTAGTTGTGTGAGTGGGGTTAGACAACTCACAAACCACTCGACTCTTGTGCGACCGTTGTAATATCGTATTGAGTGGGGCGCCATCTTGTGAGACCACACTAATCGCGTTTGTGGTGTGGACGCCTTcgtgtactggagggaacgaTGTCCGCGGCGTTTCGGTCAGAAACTCGATAGTGAAGACAACGTGGAATGTTGTGAGGAGGCcataagcggagcaccacttgcacgtggagaaggctcgTGACTCGCTAGGGAGTACCTATCCcggtgcttggccctcacgtaGGCTTTCCTTTGCATGGGGGCACAAACGAGGATTAGTAAGAACCTAgtgtggttctggatacctctaTAAAAAATATCAACACATCTGTGGGAGTTTGCATTCTCTATGAAGTgtcccaatcctctaggactcaaatgtgattcaaatactagtcccaggaggctagtatacacatttatacatcatatggttccagatctgcttaaacgagacaaacctatacagatggcgatcaactttaagagttggtcgatAACTCGGGAAGACAGAACATATCATCAAAGTAgggctgaagcagcccaataTATGTAGTGAAGCAAACCAGCGgtccaacaaccacaaaaatggtTGGGAAACAGGCGTAACTCAGATTACACCGCTAAAAACAAAAGAGTGACTACTTACGTACCTATCGAGTATGGAAATTAGGGTACCCAGATTACACCCCTAAAATGTGCTTAAAACCCTAAGGACACCAACAAAGTACGTTCCCTGAGGTCAAAGGATCAAGAGCCATGCCTCACCCAAGGTCTCCCTCAAGGTCGGTCTTCCCAAACTCTGCCTCGCTCGAGCCCGATCTTGGACGGGGCATGTGCTTGACAGAATCTCCATCCCGACTAAAGTCCCTTCACCCCAGGACAGCTatgtccgcctcgcccgagcctgcctCAGGCAAGAAGGACAAGCACGAGACAAGACCCATCGAAGTCCTCTGGGGGACATCTGCATTCAATGCGTGTACCTACCCCGCTCAAGGCTGCAGGTGTACCTATGTGTCAgcgttccggacccgcgaggtccgccaaccgaccagtgaatttgttgctgcgtgcccctgcccagatgggttgatgcaagatggaacacaagcaggggaatgaggcttatattatcttgcaccggggtgctcgtagtaggggttacaagcgtcgcgagagagcgagggcaagagcgagagagagagagagagtccctgcgTGCGTCCGTCTCTGCCTATCTCGTCTGCCCCGCCTCCCACTATGTTCTTTGTGTCAACGTCCACCTGTCTGAACgtgtgccccccccccccccgtgaacGTGTGTCAACGTGAGCTTGTGTCAACGTGAGCTTGTGTCAACGTGAACCTGCCTTAGAAAGGccatggacatccccttttatagatacaaggagatgcccagctgtacaatggggtgtagctatgtgctatcgtggctggcggagaagcgccttcAGTCCTGTACGTGCGCTAACGTGgttgtcggagaagtgccttgagccctgtagaagcatagctggcggtgcggcatggatcctgctgacgtttgcttgcttccgtagggggtttgagagcaaccgacctcatgggcgcacgcgggggacctcatcccttccgcctccaccacctctgttcggcgatggctgacaaggtgaccgtcattccgccgcgcgacccgtggcctttctccaccgtcgctgtggaggatctggaggccctcgttGCCGATGGTCTGCTCTGTTCCCTCTCTGATGGGCCGCAGCCAGAGTGGATGGCCCC contains these protein-coding regions:
- the LOC103631993 gene encoding FRIGIDA-like protein 4a, yielding MASPAAAAAAAPPPAAKEKEKDAEEAPVTGDMVSAGFAELERQQQLLATCTRLYQQLSDHFGSLERGLAARSDALRVRRRAFDARTHRALDSLHRREASIDASVSRALDHLHSISASASAAAAASSKAPATSDSDSEGLAESLRALCARMDSAAFLGFVVARRKEADALRAEMPPALKLCVDPAKFVMDAVADVFPVDRREVRNPADLAWACVLILEAAVPALADTDPDIGPARPLVPRAARDRARGMARDWKEAAEKKGGVEGAKPPDAHAFLQLVATFAVAEREDRPLYRRIVVSFSWRRQMPRLALTLGLEEQMADIIEELIAKRQQLDAVNFAYEAGLQEKFPPVPLLKSYLEDSKKTSTAASDNSSTSSGQSGSNVNKKEQSALRAVIKCVEDRKLEAEFPLEGLRKQLEELEKAKTEKKKAASSATSGGSGGPATKRIRASTGGPMPPAKAGRLTNNACVSSLPAPTTLTQSPSHASYANTSPSRTSYANTSPSHASYATVSPTHASYATPSPPHASYATASPYPYDRPVGHGVYCTRSPPVIREPYVYPAEEVATVNVGIPMAYSTPPMSYPAAPYGGYGNGMPAYTNGMAPAFHQAYYR